From a single Candidatus Eremiobacteraceae bacterium genomic region:
- a CDS encoding arginine deiminase-related protein, giving the protein MTQLHPRVYERVEHLPKDFSIAALEPMPTPAGAVLCPPDRFDVIDVKNAFMAGNAGNVDKERARREWGALRDAFSSAGARVELLKPLDACEDMVFCANTALLGIDAQGQKTCLPGRMTFESRRPEVGVMVAWARANGYRVVDDFADPGLRFEGSGDAIWHPGRRLLWGGYGWRTDPQVYDGVAAAFGVPVITLALTDSTFYHLDTCVVALDERTVLVHEPALSTEGAELVRLVFERVIEVDADEARRFACNATLLAPGVVAIDRRASSTAARLRELGYEVVALDTGEFLKSGGSAYCMKNAFF; this is encoded by the coding sequence GTGACGCAGCTGCATCCGCGCGTCTACGAGCGCGTCGAGCATCTGCCGAAGGACTTCTCGATCGCCGCGCTCGAGCCGATGCCGACGCCAGCCGGCGCCGTCCTCTGTCCGCCGGATCGCTTCGACGTCATCGACGTGAAAAACGCGTTCATGGCCGGCAACGCTGGGAACGTCGACAAAGAACGAGCCCGACGCGAATGGGGCGCGTTGCGCGACGCATTCTCCAGCGCCGGTGCGCGCGTCGAACTGCTCAAACCGCTCGACGCGTGCGAAGATATGGTCTTCTGCGCGAACACGGCGCTGCTCGGCATCGATGCGCAAGGTCAAAAGACGTGCCTACCCGGCCGCATGACCTTCGAATCGCGCCGGCCCGAGGTCGGTGTCATGGTGGCGTGGGCTCGCGCGAACGGATACCGTGTCGTCGACGACTTCGCAGATCCGGGGCTCCGCTTCGAAGGCTCGGGCGATGCGATCTGGCATCCGGGGCGCAGGCTGCTCTGGGGCGGTTACGGATGGCGCACCGACCCGCAGGTGTATGACGGCGTCGCCGCAGCGTTCGGCGTGCCGGTCATCACGCTGGCGTTGACCGATTCGACGTTCTATCATCTCGACACGTGCGTCGTCGCGCTCGATGAACGTACCGTACTCGTCCACGAACCCGCGTTATCCACCGAAGGCGCGGAGCTGGTGCGCCTCGTCTTCGAGCGGGTGATCGAAGTCGACGCGGATGAGGCGCGACGTTTCGCGTGCAACGCGACGCTCCTCGCTCCCGGCGTCGTCGCGATAGATCGGCGCGCGTCATCGACTGCTGCTCGCCTACGCGAGCTCGGCTACGAGGTCGTCGCGCTCGATACCGGCGAGTTCCTCAAGTCCGGCGGGAGCGCGTACTGCATGAAGAACGCCTTCTTCTAA
- a CDS encoding GNAT family N-acetyltransferase, with protein MAFERRRDGFTITTDPQAFDIDAIHEFLSEKAYWCRGVPRPALEKAIERSLCFGLIEGPRQIGFARMVTDGATFAWLCDVYVIESHRGRGLGDWLIASALEHPDLQGLRRIVLATRDAHALYRRNGFEALPMPERWMAIAKPDIYAKAASGS; from the coding sequence GTGGCATTCGAAAGACGGCGCGATGGTTTCACGATCACGACCGATCCACAGGCCTTCGATATCGATGCGATCCACGAATTCCTGAGCGAAAAGGCCTACTGGTGCCGGGGTGTCCCTCGGCCGGCCTTGGAAAAGGCGATCGAGCGGTCGCTGTGCTTCGGATTGATCGAAGGACCGAGGCAGATCGGGTTCGCGCGGATGGTGACCGACGGCGCGACGTTCGCGTGGCTTTGCGACGTCTACGTGATCGAAAGCCACCGCGGGCGTGGGCTTGGCGACTGGCTCATCGCGTCGGCCCTCGAACACCCGGATCTGCAAGGTCTGCGCCGGATCGTGCTGGCGACGCGCGACGCCCACGCGCTGTACCGCCGCAACGGTTTCGAGGCGCTGCCGATGCCCGAGCGCTGGATGGCCATCGCGAAGCCAGACATCTACGCGAAGGCTGCGAGCGGGTCGTGA
- a CDS encoding bifunctional oligoribonuclease/PAP phosphatase NrnA: protein MSQENTAPTNGKANALADAAEVAACLRAHRQFVMCAHEKPDGDVLGSGYALGLALKSIGKSVTYFLDDDVPRNLRFMPEWQLTQRSFEGVADDAIFVFFDMSDQARAGKALQWVPRERIVNIDHHLGNKRFGRWNYVNEGEAATGSLVLGLVFSLGVKVTPDIATCLLGTLISDTGCFQYSNASPHTMRLGAALIEAGADKDLITEQLYYTRTFAGQKVLGRALENAQLTDDGICYSIVTQAMLEEYGATHEDLEDVVGALRVVDRCEIAALFKESADGAYRLSLRSRGRFNVMEMARALGGGGHFRAAGATVAGPRESAIERVLAAIRSTMGEKSRTR from the coding sequence ATGAGTCAAGAAAACACGGCACCGACTAACGGCAAGGCGAACGCGCTCGCGGACGCCGCCGAGGTGGCGGCGTGCCTGCGCGCCCATCGCCAATTCGTCATGTGCGCGCACGAGAAGCCCGATGGCGACGTGCTCGGCAGCGGCTACGCGCTCGGACTCGCGCTCAAGAGCATCGGCAAGAGCGTTACGTACTTCCTCGATGACGACGTGCCGCGCAACCTGCGCTTCATGCCCGAATGGCAGTTGACGCAGCGCTCGTTCGAAGGCGTCGCCGACGATGCGATTTTCGTCTTCTTCGATATGAGCGATCAAGCGCGCGCGGGCAAAGCGCTCCAGTGGGTGCCGCGCGAGCGCATCGTCAACATCGATCATCATCTCGGCAACAAGCGCTTCGGGCGGTGGAACTACGTCAACGAAGGCGAGGCCGCGACCGGCTCGCTCGTCCTCGGCCTGGTCTTCTCGCTCGGCGTCAAGGTCACGCCCGACATCGCGACCTGCCTGCTCGGCACGCTCATCTCCGATACGGGCTGCTTCCAATATAGCAACGCCTCGCCGCACACGATGCGACTCGGTGCGGCGCTCATCGAGGCGGGCGCCGACAAGGACCTCATCACCGAGCAGCTCTACTACACGCGCACGTTCGCCGGGCAAAAAGTCCTCGGCCGCGCGCTCGAAAACGCGCAGCTGACGGACGACGGCATCTGCTATTCGATCGTCACCCAAGCGATGCTCGAGGAATACGGCGCGACGCACGAAGATCTCGAGGACGTCGTCGGCGCTCTGCGCGTCGTCGACCGCTGCGAGATCGCCGCCTTGTTCAAGGAAAGCGCGGATGGCGCGTACCGGTTGAGCCTACGCTCCCGCGGACGCTTCAACGTCATGGAGATGGCGCGCGCGCTTGGCGGGGGCGGGCATTTCCGAGCGGCCGGAGCGACCGTCGCCGGACCGCGCGAGTCCGCGATCGAGCGCGTGCTCGCCGCGATCCGTTCCACGATGGGCGAGAAGAGCCGGACGCGCTAA
- the rbfA gene encoding 30S ribosome-binding factor RbfA: MQEHPDGKNTRLARVEHEIVRELSELIHEDLKDPRIGFVTLVGCDVSPDLRSARVYASPLGDGRAQSATMRGLQSASGFLSVELGKRMRMRRTPTLTFVRDDSIARGVRMSTILDEVHRRDESRKHGTD, translated from the coding sequence GTGCAAGAACACCCGGACGGAAAAAATACGCGACTCGCGCGCGTCGAGCACGAGATCGTCCGCGAGCTGAGCGAACTGATCCACGAAGACCTCAAGGATCCGCGCATCGGCTTCGTCACGCTCGTCGGCTGCGACGTGAGCCCCGATCTGCGCAGCGCTCGCGTTTACGCGAGCCCGCTCGGCGACGGCCGCGCGCAGAGCGCGACCATGCGCGGCCTGCAGTCGGCGTCCGGGTTCCTCAGCGTCGAGCTGGGCAAACGGATGCGGATGCGGCGCACGCCGACGCTCACGTTCGTGCGCGACGACTCGATCGCGCGCGGCGTCCGCATGTCGACGATCCTCGACGAGGTGCACAGACGCGATGAGTCAAGAAAACACGGCACCGACTAA
- a CDS encoding DUF1648 domain-containing protein: MTSDKLWSFAIVLAAVAGAIAILAVFAHDYPLTPATVPTHFGVTGAPDVYGPRSTFVIFPVLGGVLAALAVIVWAFGAPSRQGQRSVPPILPAIAVLIFAETTWMMFFVEIGSFGVALGHATGLGSGVFVGVAIVLATALVLLAVTLLAVRPPN; this comes from the coding sequence GTGACCTCCGACAAGCTGTGGTCGTTCGCGATCGTGCTCGCAGCTGTCGCCGGCGCCATCGCGATCCTGGCGGTCTTCGCGCACGACTACCCGTTGACGCCAGCGACCGTGCCGACGCATTTCGGCGTGACCGGCGCCCCCGATGTGTACGGTCCACGCTCGACGTTCGTGATATTCCCGGTGCTTGGCGGTGTGTTAGCCGCGCTCGCCGTCATCGTCTGGGCGTTCGGAGCTCCTTCGCGGCAAGGACAGCGCTCGGTGCCGCCGATCTTGCCCGCGATCGCCGTTCTCATATTCGCCGAGACGACGTGGATGATGTTCTTCGTCGAGATCGGGAGCTTCGGGGTCGCCCTCGGGCACGCCACCGGTCTCGGGTCAGGCGTGTTCGTCGGCGTCGCCATCGTGCTTGCGACCGCGCTCGTCTTGCTCGCCGTCACTCTACTCGCCGTCCGCCCCCCGAACTGA
- a CDS encoding S9 family peptidase, with protein sequence MADARSSISPEDLYSLPVVTGVSVHPDGTSVAYVVTTMDREDDGYVGSIRVAALRGESGSRIYTRGTARDLQPRWSPGGDRLLFISDRGDSRQIWLMEADGGEPYPAPTIDGAVQSASFSPDGRMIAAIATPDAGRREVARRGWRRIDRLRYRADGVGFLDDLPQLWLIDLAAGSAKLVTDGTGWIGSPAWSPDSASIAYVGEHRRDADSLWRTELWIVGAAPGSTLRKILDLGGAIEAPAWHPNGSRIYFVGFEDPAGYAVAPLRLYTVGSDGSGARCLTAGSDWICGNHVLNDFDASAAASAPVVFDDGSALVLGSSHGSAGVYRVGTAGAERITPRSQTIAEFSVARNTLVATASDTSTPNEIYEASLDGSGWHRVTHETEAWRKGKRLETAARFTAPARSGPIEGWHLHGAGDAPRPLVLQIHGGPHAAYGDAFFFEFHLLAAAGIDVVFCNPRGSQSYGDAFGAAIKGDWAAPAFDDCMDALDAALAQGGIDAKKLGVAGGSYGGYLSAWMASHSDRFKAAIAMRPATNLLTLWGTSEVGRMLESELGGKPSEIEDVYKRCSPLTYADAISIPILLIHSENDYRCPIEQSEQLFTALKRRGADVELLRFSGADHGLSRVGPPRLRVARLEAIVDWFTRHLA encoded by the coding sequence TTGGCCGACGCGCGATCCAGCATCAGCCCTGAGGATCTGTATTCTTTACCCGTCGTGACCGGCGTGTCCGTGCATCCTGACGGCACGTCGGTTGCGTACGTCGTGACGACGATGGACCGCGAAGACGACGGTTACGTCGGAAGCATCCGCGTCGCTGCCCTGCGCGGCGAAAGCGGCTCGCGCATCTACACGCGCGGAACCGCGCGCGACCTTCAGCCGCGGTGGTCACCGGGCGGCGATCGTCTGCTCTTCATCAGCGATCGCGGCGACAGCCGCCAGATATGGCTCATGGAGGCGGACGGCGGCGAGCCGTATCCTGCGCCCACGATCGACGGCGCGGTCCAATCCGCATCGTTCTCACCCGACGGCCGGATGATCGCGGCGATCGCGACGCCCGACGCAGGGCGGCGCGAGGTCGCGCGACGAGGATGGCGGCGCATCGATCGCTTGCGCTATCGCGCCGACGGCGTCGGGTTCCTCGATGACCTGCCGCAGTTGTGGCTCATCGACTTAGCTGCCGGCTCCGCGAAACTCGTGACTGACGGAACTGGATGGATCGGCAGCCCGGCGTGGTCGCCGGACAGTGCGTCGATCGCGTACGTCGGCGAGCATCGCCGCGATGCCGACAGCCTTTGGCGCACTGAGCTGTGGATCGTCGGCGCTGCGCCAGGCTCAACGCTTCGGAAGATCCTCGATCTTGGCGGAGCGATCGAAGCGCCCGCTTGGCATCCGAACGGATCGCGCATCTATTTCGTCGGCTTCGAAGATCCAGCGGGGTATGCCGTCGCGCCGCTCCGTCTATACACTGTCGGATCCGACGGCAGCGGTGCCCGATGTCTCACCGCGGGATCGGATTGGATCTGCGGCAATCACGTGCTCAACGATTTCGATGCGAGCGCCGCGGCGTCGGCCCCGGTCGTCTTCGACGATGGCAGCGCGCTCGTTCTCGGTTCGAGTCACGGCAGCGCGGGCGTCTATCGCGTCGGCACTGCCGGTGCGGAGCGGATCACGCCGCGGTCGCAGACGATCGCCGAATTCTCCGTCGCTCGAAACACGCTTGTCGCGACCGCGTCGGACACCTCGACTCCCAACGAGATCTACGAAGCGTCGCTCGATGGGTCCGGTTGGCATCGGGTCACGCACGAGACGGAGGCGTGGCGTAAGGGAAAGCGCTTGGAGACGGCCGCCCGATTCACCGCACCTGCACGTTCCGGGCCGATCGAGGGTTGGCACCTTCACGGGGCGGGCGACGCGCCGCGACCGCTCGTCCTTCAGATCCACGGCGGTCCGCATGCCGCGTACGGCGATGCGTTCTTCTTCGAGTTCCATCTTCTCGCTGCCGCCGGTATCGACGTCGTCTTCTGCAATCCGCGCGGGAGCCAGAGCTACGGCGACGCGTTCGGCGCCGCGATCAAAGGCGATTGGGCTGCTCCGGCATTCGACGACTGCATGGACGCGCTCGACGCGGCCCTCGCGCAAGGCGGTATCGACGCCAAGAAGCTCGGCGTCGCGGGCGGTAGTTACGGCGGCTACCTCAGCGCGTGGATGGCGAGCCACAGCGACCGGTTCAAGGCCGCGATCGCGATGCGTCCGGCGACGAATCTCCTCACGCTCTGGGGCACGTCGGAAGTCGGGCGGATGCTCGAGAGCGAGCTCGGCGGCAAACCCTCGGAGATCGAAGATGTGTACAAGCGGTGCTCGCCGCTCACGTACGCCGACGCTATCTCGATCCCGATCCTGCTCATCCATTCCGAGAACGACTATCGGTGTCCGATCGAGCAATCGGAGCAGTTGTTCACCGCGTTGAAGCGGCGCGGAGCCGACGTCGAACTGCTGCGTTTTTCCGGAGCGGATCACGGACTCTCGAGGGTCGGCCCACCTCGGCTGCGCGTTGCGCGCCTCGAGGCGATCGTCGACTGGTTCACGCGGCATTTAGCTTAG
- the truB gene encoding tRNA pseudouridine(55) synthase TruB, whose translation MARAAAPFGFVNAFKPPGISSTAFGIWVRKRLGAPSLGHWGTLDPSACGVLVLAIGQATRLLPYLPADDKSYVFEMRVGTATDTGDAEGRVLRSAPVPSNWSQDLDSVTASLVGELEQVPPMFSAVKVDGRPLYKAARAGREVERRSRTVRISALRPVAVDGDRARIAVDCSAGTYVRTLCEQIGERIGLPAHLAFLIRTRAGPFALAYARTPAQIAGDAHGCTIDPLDVLELPRESLDDEALRRFSHGNDVASTLTAQPSGSEGRLVLAMHRERLIGIARVVDARLEPVRVIAAAGENG comes from the coding sequence GTGGCCCGCGCCGCCGCTCCGTTCGGCTTCGTCAACGCATTCAAGCCGCCGGGCATCTCTTCGACCGCCTTCGGCATCTGGGTCCGAAAACGGCTCGGCGCACCGTCGCTCGGCCATTGGGGCACGCTCGATCCGTCGGCGTGCGGAGTCCTCGTGCTCGCCATCGGTCAGGCGACGCGGCTCCTCCCGTATCTGCCGGCCGATGACAAGTCGTACGTCTTCGAGATGCGGGTCGGCACCGCGACCGACACCGGCGACGCGGAAGGCCGCGTCCTACGGTCCGCGCCCGTGCCTTCGAATTGGTCGCAAGACCTCGATTCGGTGACGGCGTCGCTCGTCGGCGAACTCGAGCAGGTGCCGCCGATGTTCTCGGCCGTCAAAGTCGACGGTCGTCCGCTATACAAGGCGGCGCGAGCCGGGCGCGAAGTCGAACGTCGCTCGCGAACGGTGCGGATCTCAGCGTTGCGGCCGGTAGCCGTCGATGGCGATCGCGCGCGCATAGCCGTCGACTGCTCCGCAGGCACGTACGTCCGAACGCTTTGCGAGCAGATCGGCGAGCGGATCGGGCTGCCGGCGCATCTCGCCTTCCTTATCCGGACACGAGCAGGCCCATTCGCGCTCGCATATGCGCGAACCCCGGCGCAGATCGCAGGCGACGCGCATGGGTGCACGATCGATCCGCTCGACGTGCTCGAGCTGCCGCGCGAATCGCTCGATGATGAGGCGCTGCGCAGGTTCTCGCACGGCAACGACGTCGCGTCGACGCTGACCGCGCAACCATCAGGATCCGAAGGACGGCTCGTCCTCGCGATGCATCGCGAGAGGCTCATCGGCATCGCGCGCGTCGTCGATGCGCGCCTCGAACCGGTGCGGGTCATCGCCGCCGCTGGCGAGAACGGATGA
- the ribF gene encoding riboflavin biosynthesis protein RibF, which produces MTPMQIIRSIEGYDRSDDLLLSIGVFDGVHAGHRAVLGSLVARRRPGELAAALTFEHHPQAFLHPEGAPKQITTADEKVNLLAGCGLDLLLILQFDDRIAQVDAETFLRDILVARLHVKQLVVGDNWRFGKGRAGDVALAERVLETLGCRFECASLAQGDGEAISSSRIRSLIEARRFDEADRLLGSPYTVRGIVEAGAGRGHVLGFPTANLRISDEKLVPPDGIYSAVAHHDGIDRVAIVSIGTKPTFGGTQRAVEAYLLDFDGSIYGEQIALRTWRHVRDQIRYDGPEALIRQMRLDVESVRKA; this is translated from the coding sequence ATGACGCCGATGCAGATCATCCGCAGCATCGAGGGTTACGACCGCTCCGACGATCTGTTGCTTTCGATCGGCGTTTTTGACGGCGTGCACGCCGGGCATCGAGCCGTGCTCGGCAGCCTCGTCGCACGACGGCGGCCCGGCGAGCTTGCGGCCGCGCTCACCTTCGAGCATCATCCGCAGGCGTTCTTGCATCCCGAAGGCGCTCCCAAGCAGATAACGACGGCCGACGAAAAAGTGAACCTGCTCGCCGGCTGCGGTCTCGATCTCTTGTTAATCTTGCAATTCGACGATCGCATCGCGCAGGTCGACGCAGAGACGTTCCTGCGCGACATACTCGTCGCGCGGCTGCATGTGAAGCAGCTCGTCGTCGGCGACAATTGGCGTTTCGGCAAGGGCCGAGCGGGCGACGTCGCGCTCGCAGAGCGCGTGCTCGAGACGCTCGGGTGCCGCTTCGAGTGCGCGTCGCTCGCACAAGGCGACGGCGAGGCGATCTCGAGCTCGCGCATCCGATCGCTGATCGAAGCGCGGCGCTTCGACGAGGCCGATCGTCTGTTGGGGTCGCCCTATACGGTGCGCGGCATCGTCGAGGCCGGCGCTGGTCGCGGTCACGTGCTCGGCTTCCCGACGGCGAACCTTCGGATCTCCGACGAGAAGCTCGTGCCGCCGGACGGCATCTATTCGGCGGTCGCCCATCACGACGGTATTGACCGCGTCGCGATCGTGAGTATCGGTACGAAGCCTACGTTCGGCGGAACGCAGCGAGCTGTCGAGGCGTATCTGCTCGACTTCGACGGCAGCATATATGGAGAGCAGATCGCCCTGCGGACTTGGCGTCACGTGCGCGATCAGATCCGTTACGACGGGCCGGAGGCGTTGATCCGTCAGATGCGGCTCGACGTCGAATCGGTCCGCAAGGCATGA